From Bacteroidota bacterium:
TGTAAAATGGCTTGCTCAGGGCACTATCTACCCGGATGTCATTGAATCCGTTTCGGTAAAAGGGCCTTCCGCTACCATCAAATCGCATCACAATGTAGGAGGCTTACCCGACTTTATGAAGCTGAAAATAATAGAACCGCTTAAATCGTTGTTTAAGGATGAAGTGCGGAGGATAGGAAAAGAATTGGGCATGCCTCCCAATATTCTTTACCGCCATCCTTTTCCTGGTCCCGGACTGGGAATCAGGATAATAGGCGAAATAACCAAAGAAAAGATACGGATTCTGCAGGATGTAGACCATCTTTTCATTGAAGGATTAAAAAAACATCAGCTTTATGACGAAGTATGGCAGGCACTGGCTGTTTTACTTCCGGTACAGTCGGTAGGCGTTATGGGTGATGAACGGACTTACGAAAATGTTGTTGTACTCAGGGCTGTATCCTCTACCGATGGTATGACTGCCGACTGGTCACACCTTCCTTACGAGTTTCTCGCCCGCATCTCAAGTGAAATAATAAATAAGGTGAAAGGTGTAAACCGGGTTGTTTATGATATCAGCTCCAAACCTCCATCAACAATTGAGTGGGAATAGAAAAACCTACAGTTAAATATACAAAAGAATGATATTTAGAATGAAAATTTCCGCAGGGATACTTCTGATGCTGTTGATGTCATCAATCCTGCTGGCCCAGGTAAAAAGGTCGGAAGTAATGAAAACTGCCGGAGGAAAAAACTATTACCTGCACACGGTTGAAAAAGGAACAACGCTTTATTCTCTGTCAAAAACTTATAGTGTTTCCATCCAGGAAATCCAATCGCTTAATGAAGGCCTGGGTAATGAACTTAAAACCGGTATGATACTGCGGATACCTGCGATGGAGATAAAACCGGAAGCTCCACCTAAGATTGATTCTTACATTTTTCATATTGCCGGGGAAGGAGAAACTCTCACCGGAATCGCTGAAATTTATGGCTGCACGGTGGATGAGTTGCGACACCTTAATCCTGAAACCGATAAACCTATCAGCAAAGGACAATATATTAAGATTCCTGTAAAAAAAACTTCCCCCAATGAAGATTTGCCGCATAATGAGCGCTTTATCAAACACTCTGTGATCAAAGGAGAAACCTTATATGGTATTGCTAAGAAGTACCAGGTTAGCCAGGAGGAAGTAAAAAGATACAATCCTGGAATTGGGGAAGTATTGGGTGAAGGGCAGATCCTTTTCATTCCTGTGGAAAGGACTAATGATGGAAAACCTCAGGATACCCTGAATTACCGGCTGCACACGGTTAAAAAAGGTGAAACTTTATACAGGCTTGCTTTAATTTACCGGGTAAGTATCGACAGTATCCGAATCCTGAATCCCGGGATCGTAGAAGATATTTACACAGGTGAAACACTGAAAATACCGGTTTCCAAAGAAAAAAGAGAATTTATTTCGCATACAGTCGAGCGCCGGACACGTCTGAGGAAAGTTGCCGGCTTATATTCAATAGAAGAAAATGAATTGGAAGAGGCTAATCCTGGAGTTGAAGGAAAGCTTAACCGTGGTGATATTATTATGATCCCCTTAGGCCCGGAAGCTGCTCCCCTCTCCACTAAGACAGAGGAAGAAGCCGGGGATCTGCATGAATTACCGGAAGAAATCGTGCGACTCGCCGACCTCGACAGTATTCGATGCCATCATGATTATATCTATAACGACCGGGTTTTCAATGTAGCTCTGATGATTCCCCTTTACCTTGATGATCTTGATGCTTCAGCTCTGAATGGCGATCCATTGGTGCAAAAAGAACATTTCCCTAAATCCCTTGAATTTCTTCCTTTTTATGAAGGTTTTATGATGGCGGTCGACTCCCTCTTGCAGGATGGTCTCCGATTGAAATTGCATGTCTATGATGTGTCAGGGGATGCAGAAAAAACTATTCGTTTACTGCAAAAACCCATACTCAGGGAAATGAATCTTATCATTGGACCTTTTTTTAGAAATGATTTTAAATTGGTTGCCAGCTTTGCGCAAATGTATGGGATCAATATTATCAACCCATTGACTCAAAGGGAAGAACTAATTTCTCATCCCAATGCTTTTAAAGTGCTTCCTTCTCCCAGGGAGCAGTTAAACGTAGTTGAAAAATTGATCAAAAAGGATTATACAGGTTCCAGGATTATTCTTGTACGTCATAACCGTTACAAAGACAGTGATTTTATTGATTCTCTGCGCACCAAACTTGAAATGAACCTGGATGAAAAAATCAAGATAGCAAATTCCTATCTCGACCGCATCATGCGCGATTATTCACTTGCCGATACAACACTCCCCGATGGTGAGGTTCTCGAAAGCCTTAATATTGAGAATATTCGTATCTATAAAGACTTTGTAAGCGATAACATCAATGATAGCACGACTTTCAAAAACCAGGTCGAAGAAGTAGTATATATGGATAAAGGCATTGACGGTATCAAGGACAAGGCTTCCATTGCGAGGCATAATCTTATCCTCGTGTATTCCGACAACCAGGCTTTTGTTTATGAACTACTTACACGCTTGAATGAATTAAAGGATTCCCTGGATATGACCGTGATTGGATTGCCCGAATGGCAGGAATTCAGGGATCTGGAAACCGAACATCTGATGAACCTGAAGGTACACCTGATGACATGGCATTATACGGATTATGAAGATACTGTAGTCAAATCATTTATCAGGAATTACAGACAAAAGTATCTTACCGAACCTGGTGATTATGCCTTCCATGGTTTCGACATCGGATTCTATTTCCTGAATGCTTTACTGAATTATGGCAGTCATTTTGAACGTTGTCTGCCTTATTACGACCCCAGGCTTATACTTACTAAATACCGGTTCTTAACAATTCCTGACGGTGGCTTTGAAAACCGTTACTGGAATATCCTTACTTTTTACAATTATAAACCTTTGTTAATAAACGACTTTTAACATGATCAAAGATAAATGGGTTTTACTATTCCCGATTTTATTAATACTGACCGTTTCCTGCGTCAGGATGAACAAGGAATACTGGCCTGACGGTACAATTAAGGCAGAACTTCGATACAAAAACGGTAAGCTGAATGGCGTTTCAACATGGTATCATGAGAATGGAAAGAAACAATACGAAGCTGTATATAAAGATGACATTCTGGAAGGAAAAGCCATTCGATGGTATAATACCGGGTTTCTTCAATCAGAAGCAATGTACCTTAACAATATGCTTAACGGTCCCTACTACGAATATGGCATGAACGGTTTCAGGATACTGGAGGAAAACTACCGGAACGATACCCTGCATGGCCTTTATCACGAATGGTACAATAACCGGCAGATGCAGATAAGCGGAGAATACAGAAACGGAAAATTTCACGGACGCTGGCTTTATTGGGATACCTATGGTAATATTGTGGGAGAAGGAAATTATGAAGAAGGAACCGGTGTTCAGAAAGGATGGAACAGTGCGGGAAACCTGATCCGGAAGACCGAATATGTTAACAATCTAAAACATGGCAAAGAAGTGTTTTACGATGATTCAGGAAATATAGTCAGAATTGATGAGTATGAAAATGGATTGAATCTGGCATTTCCAATTGATTCAATCCCGGAAAACCCTCCCGGGAACTAACACTGTAGCGCTCAGATAGCCATGAAGCAAAATTTTTGTTAAAATATTTGGAAATATAATTTTTATTAGGATAACTTTGCGCTGTTAATTTTTTAACAGTGTTAATTATTAACATTTTTTTTATAAACGATTAAAAACCTTTGCGCTATGAATCTTGAAAAAATAATGATTGATCTGGAGAAAAAACACCCCGGTGAAAGTGAATATCTTCAGGCAGTTAGGGAAGTGCTGGAATCCATTGAAGAGGTGGTGAATGAAAATCCCCATTTTGAGTCGGCAGGGATCATTAACCGGATTGTAGAGCCCGACCGGATTTTTACTTTTAAGGTGCCATGGATGGATGATAACGGTAATGTACAGGTAAATCTGGCATACCGGGTGCAGTTTAACAATGCTATTGGACCATACAAGGGTGGATTACGTTTCCATCCAAGTGTAAACCTCAGCATTTTAAAGTTTTTGGGTTTTGAACAGATTTTCAAGAACAGCCTGACAACCTTGCCCATGGGTGGTGCAAAGGGTGGTTCGGATTTTGATCCCAAAGGGAAATCCGATACAGAGATCATGCGTTTCTGCCAGTCATTCATGTTGGAGCTTTGGAGAGTGATAGGACCGGAAACCGATGTACCGGCAGGTGATATTGGCGTTGGCGGCCGTGAAATAGGTTATTTATATGGTATGTACCGCAAGCTTGCCCAGGAAAATACAGGGGTATTGACCGGTAAAGGAATCAATTGGGGAGGTAGTCTTATCCGTCCGGAAGCAACTGGTTACGGTGCTGTTTATTTTGCCAAAGAGATGCTTGCTACCCACGGTGAGGATATAGCGGGAAAAGTATTCTGTTTATCAGGTTTTGGTAACGTTGCATGGGGTGCAGCCAGGAAAATAGAGCAACTCGGTGGAAAGGTAGTTACCATCTCTGGTCCTGATGGCTATATTTACGATCCGGAAGGTATTTCCGGAGAAAAAATCGATTATTTGCTGGAACTTCGCGCTTCCAATCAGGATATCGTGAAACCGTTCTCCTATGAATTTCCCAGTGCACAATTCCACCAGGGAAAACGGCCGTGGGAAATCGCCTGCGATGTAGCCATACCTTGTGCTACTCAAAATGAACTTAATAAGGAAGATGCAGAAATGCTGGTGAAAAATGGCGTAAAATGCGTCGCTGAAGGTGCCAATATGCCAAGCACACCGGAAGCTGTTGAGGTCTTCCTGGAAAATAAAATCTTATTTGGACCTGGTAAAGCAGTAAACGCCGGCGGCGTTGCTACGTCCGGACTCGAAATGTCTCAGAATTCTATGAAACTCAATTGGCCTGCTGATGAAGTGGATGAAAGATTGCACCACATCATGCAAAGTATTCACAATCAATGTGTGAAGTACGGTACAGAGGAAGATGGATTCATAAACTACGTAAAGGGTGCGAATATCGCCGGATTCTTAAAAGTAGCAAATGCTATGCTGGATCAGGGTGTAGTTTAACACTCCTATACTGCTTTATTCATAGCTCCCTCATTTTGGGGGAGCTATTTTTTTAAATAGGGACCAAGTAGTTTTGCCCATGTACGATAACCCATTCCTGAGAGATGGGCTCCATCATACGTAAATTCAGGATTTAACCCGTCCCTTCCTAAAAAGTGCTCGTTAAGTGCTATGTATTCCATTTGCGCCTCCTGGCAATATTCCTTCAACAGCTGGTTTAACTGTTTCACTTTATCATTTACCCCCCGTGAACCCAGGATATATTCGTTCACGGGAAGAAGACTTTGAACAAATATTTGTGAGTTTGGGCATTCTACCATGAGAGAATCAAGGATATTTTGCTGATTGTTAATAATTTCCCGGATACTATAGCCCTGAAAAATATCATTAATTCCGATCATCAGGAAGAGTTTTTCAGGCTGTTTCCGTATCACTCGGTCCAGCCTGTAAAGGATACCGGCGGATGTGTCGCCGGCTATTCCCATATTGTCAATGCGTTGATCAGGAAAGTAGCTCTCCAGGTCAAACCATTCCGTGAGACTATCTCCCAGGAAAACAATACTACCGTTACCTTGCTTCATTTTAAACAATTGGTGTAAAAAAGACCTAATTAAAGCTTTTACGTAAATATGCCAGGCAAGTTTTCAGTTCACAGATTGCTTTTTACATTCCACCATTGGTGACCTTTAGTGAACCAACCGCATTTTATACCGTTTGATGCCCTGTTTTTCCTTTAGTACACTCCAAAACGCCTCTCACTGTCATTGATAAACCCATCTCCGTGATCAGTGGATTCTGTAGATGCATTATATTATTTGTAGTGTTACTTTGAGCTGATGAAACGGGAAATTATTATGTCAATCCAAAACTTTGAGAAATGAAACGATTAATTACTGTAAGCATTGCTTTATTGGCGGGAATGATTGTCTTTGGACAGGTTCAGAAGTTGGAGATTCCCACGGAGATGAAAATTATTCCTCTTCCAGGAATTAAGATATCACAAATTGATGATATCAACACGGGACCTGGAGTTCCCGACAAGGGGATAACCCCATTGCCAGGTATCAACACACATCCGGTAAAGAAACCCGGTGGGCCGAATGTGCCGGATAGGCTGAATGTTGAAGGTGGTGATCCCTCCGAATGGACAGAAGTCAATGTAGGCTTAACTATCTACGATCTTCAGACGAATTATTCTTCACAAAACAGGCTTTACCTTTTTGACGATCATACCATCGGGGCAACCTGGACAAGAGGAATGACCACAACAACCTTTCCCGACAGGGGAACAGGATATAATTATTATAATGGGACAGAATGGGGTCCTCAACCGGATGCCCGGATTGAATCCATGAAAACAGGATGGCCATCAATTGCCGCCTTTGGAGTGGATGGAGAAATCGTTTGTGCCCATTCAGGCAACGACAACGGCCTTATTTTTAATTACCGTGACACCAAAGGCACGGGTGACTGGACAGAGTTTCAGCTCATAGGACCGGCAGGAAACGAAAAGATCGAATGGCCTCGTATGATAACCAATGGTCCTGATTTTACCAATCTTCATGTACTTGCACTTACAGCACCGGTTGCCAACAGTGGTTCGCTTTATAATGGCATGGACGGGTGCCTTCTTTATTACAGGAGCCTCAACGGAGGTGTAACCTGGGATATTGAGCATTATCAGTTTGATGGTATGACAAGCAGCGAAATCCTTTTCATGGGTGGCGACCAATATGCTTTTGCCGAACCAAAAGGTGACACTCTTGCTTTTGTCTCAGGAAGCAAATGGCACGATTTCTTGCTTTATAAATCAACCAACAACGGAGAAGATTGGGATATGACCAGGATCTGGGAACATCCATATCCGTTATTTGATTTTGATGTGACGATAACAGACACCTTCTATACCACCGACGACGCTTTTGCCATTGCCCTTGACAATGATGGCAAAGCCCACGTTGCATTTGGAATCCTGAGGGTGGGACACTATGAAATAGGTGATACATACACATCTTATCCTTTTATCGACGGCCTTGGCTACTGGAACGAAGACATGCCTCCTTTTGAAAGCAATGATCCGTTGAATACACTGGATCCTGATAACCTTGTTGTTGATGAAACCCTTATCGGCTGGACACAGGATGTAAATGGTAACGGTGTTTGGGATGTGATCGGAACTGTGGAGTCTCTCGGCAAATATCGTACGGGAATATCTACCATGCCTCAGCTTACTATTGATGAAAATGGGGTAATGTACCTTGTTTATTCCTCAGTAACAGAGACATTCCAGACCGATGACCAGAATTACAGGCACCTTTGGATGAGGGTTTCCTATGATAACGGTGCAACCTGGGAACCTGAATTCCATGACCTGACAGGAGACATTGTCCATATCTTTTCGGAATGTGTTTTCCCCTCCATGGCTGCAAATACCGACGATGCCATCCATATCATTTACCAGATGGATACCGAACCGGGTGGAGCTGTTCAGGGTGATGAAGATCCATATACCGATAACTATATTCCCTATATCCGCATCGAGAAATCGGAACTGGGAGTAGGTATCGACGAAACAACGGGAAACCGGTACCTGGATTTTGCCGGAGAAGTTTACCCCAATCCTGCAGATATCACAGCAACCATCAACGTACATATCCTGAACTCTACAAACCTGACTATGAATATTTATAGTGCAGCCGGCCAATTGGTAAATTCAATGAATTTGGGATATAAAACAGCCGGGGTTCATACCATACAAACCGACGTTTCCGAATTACCGGGTGGTGTGTATTTATACAGCCTTCAGGGTACCGGAGAAGTAATTACAGGAAAGATGATTGTTGAATAGTTGTTTTTAGGCGATTAAGGCGCAAAACGTTCTTTTTTATAAGCTGATATTTCCGCAAGGAACGCCCGATTGCCTCATAAGTGAAAATAGCTGGTTGGTTCATAATTAATTATCGGAAAGGGCGCCGGACTCATGGTCCGGCCCCTTTTAAAGAAATTCACTTTTCTTCTATGGGTGCAGGATTCCGCCAGCCCCATAGCAGGAAAGCTAAGCTTAATAGTGGAACTCCTGCCTTGGGTGAGGGTGGGAGTTCTTTTTACTAATTAAAAAAAAGTATCATGAAACGAATTATTACTGTTTGCTTTGCTATTTTATGCAGCGTTGCATTGTTTTCTCAACCAAGTACTAAGCTGGTACCGGCTCATCTGAAAGATGCAGCAGTCTCAGGTATCAGCAAACTTTCATACCTGGAATCACAAAACACCCAGGTACCTGCAGAAAATGTGCATGGTTTGAAAATAGATGAATGGACCGAAGAAGTTATCGGGGAGACCGTATATGACCTGCAGTCGAATTATTCCTCCCAAAACAGGTTATATCTCTTTGAAGACGGGACCATTGGAGGTACCTGGACCATGGGATTCACTACCACATCCTTTCCCGACCGGGGAACAGGATACAATTATTTTGACGGTACGGAATGGAGTGATTACCCAACGGCCAGGATTGAGGGGCAAAGATCAGGATGGCCTTCCTATCAGCCCTTCGGAGCTGAAGGAGAGATCATTTGTTCCCATGTTACAGCAGGAACCGATGGTTTACTACTGAACCACAGACCGGTAAAAGGTTCAGGCGCATGGACGGAAATGATCCTTCAAGGTCCTCCGGGAAATGAGCTGATTTCATGGCCGCGTATGGTCACCAATGGCCCGGATAGAAACTATATACATGTGTTTTCGATAACCCTCCCCGTTGGGAATGGTGGTGCGCTTTACAATGGCATGGACGGTGCGTTGCTTTACAATCGTTCGCTTGACGGTGGTGTGACCTGGGATATTAATAATGTCCAGCCTCCCGAAACAAACATAGACTATTATATTGCATACGGAGGTGATTATTATGCCATTGCAGAACCCAGGGGAGAAACCCTTGCTTTCCTGATGGCCAGCAAGTGGCACGACCTTTATCTTCTGAAATCAACCAATAACGGAGAAGATTGGGAAAAAACCATTATCTGGGAACATCCTTATCCATTCTTCGACTGGGATGTGACCGTAACAGATACTTTCTATACCACCGACGGTGCAGTAGCCTGCGCCATCGACAATTATGGTGATGTACATGTAGTATTCGGGCTGACCCGTGTAGGTCATTTTGAAATTGGTGATACTTATTCAGGATTTCCTTTTATTGACGGCCTCGGCTATTGGAAAGAAGGCATGCCTCCTTTCGAAAGCAGCGAGCCCCTGAATACCATGAAACCGGAAAATCTTATCGAAGACGTGAACCTCATCGGTTGGACGCTTGACATCAATGGAAACGGCGTTTGGGATGTTATCGGTACCGTTGAATCTCTGGGTAATTACAGAACTGGCGTTTCCAGCATGCCACAGATCACTATCGATGAATCCGATAATATTTATGTGCTGTATTCTTCTGTTGCTGAAACATTTCAGACAGACGATCAGAATTACAAGCACCTTAATCTGAGAGTCTCATACGATAACGGTGAAACATGGCAACCGGAGATTTACGACCTGACCGCCGATATTATGCACGTCTTTTCAGAATGCGTTCATCCGGTAATGTCGCCTACCAGCGATGATTATATTCATATTATTTACCAGGAAGACAGTGAACCGGGCGGTTCCGTTCAAGGCGATCTTGATCCTTATGGTGATAATCGTACTCCCTATATCAAGGTTGCAAAATCGGAACTGGGTGTTGGCACAGGAGAAATCAACAAACCGGAATACCTTGATCTTGCAGGACAAAATTTCCCGAATCCGGCAAGTACATATACAAGCATTTCTATTCACCTGCTGAATTCGGCCAATGTTGACATGGAAGTGTTCAACGTAACCGGACAGAAAGTCCTTTCGGTTAACAAAGGAAATCTTTCTGCCGGTGTCCATAACATTACCCTTGATATATCCGCTCTGCCGGCAGGAACTTATTTCTATACCGTACGGGCTAATGATGAACAGATCACACATAAGATGCAGGTTAAATAAGCATCAGACTCATTTTCTTAAATACTACTCTTAAAATTCGTTCTTTATATATATCCGGCGCAAGCCGGAAAAGCAGGAAAGCTAAGCTTAACAGTAGGGCCCCGTTGGTGAGCGGGGCCTTTTTTGCGAAGCGCATCGGGATCCCTCAATCTCTGAGAGAAGGCGCTTGCGCCTTCGGAATCCATTAGTCGAATTCATCCCGACCATAACAATTAATAGGAATAGAAAGTTATTTACTATTTTTAGCATTCTGCGTAATGAATACCCTTCTCGATGAAGGACTCATCAGGGATTTCTTTAACAGTCCCCTGAACCATGGATTTATCCTGCCCATCCGTATCACCTGCTCCACAAACCAGGGCGATCCGCTTAAATGGCTGATGAAACGATTGATTCTGAACTCGGTGAACAATGCCTTTTTAATATTCTCGTCGTAACGCATATTGAAGTCTGCATCGTACCTTTTCATTTCAAATGCTTCCTGGATATGCCGGGCTGCAAGTCTTCCGCTCCTGAGGGCGTTACCGATACCCTCACCCGAAAGCGGATCAACCAACCCGGCAGCATCTCCCGCTATAAGAAATCGTTCTCCGGAGAACTTCTTCACCGACCTTCCCATGGGAATGATGGATGAGCCCGGGTTATCCGGGATGCCGGCCTGACTGAATCTCTGGCTTATGACGGGATGATCCCGGATAATGGAAAGAAATAACTTGTTCAGATTGATTCTCCTCTTTATAATGAGTTGAGCCGGTATTCCCATGCCAACGTTGAAGCGGTTATTATTCAAAGGAAATATCCAGAAATACCCCGGGACAATTTCTTTCAGGTAATGCAATTCTATCAGGTTTCCGGGGCCGGAAACCGAAACATTTTCTGCATAAGTCCGGATACCCATACTCACCAGTGAGTTAT
This genomic window contains:
- a CDS encoding LysM peptidoglycan-binding domain-containing protein, producing the protein MKISAGILLMLLMSSILLAQVKRSEVMKTAGGKNYYLHTVEKGTTLYSLSKTYSVSIQEIQSLNEGLGNELKTGMILRIPAMEIKPEAPPKIDSYIFHIAGEGETLTGIAEIYGCTVDELRHLNPETDKPISKGQYIKIPVKKTSPNEDLPHNERFIKHSVIKGETLYGIAKKYQVSQEEVKRYNPGIGEVLGEGQILFIPVERTNDGKPQDTLNYRLHTVKKGETLYRLALIYRVSIDSIRILNPGIVEDIYTGETLKIPVSKEKREFISHTVERRTRLRKVAGLYSIEENELEEANPGVEGKLNRGDIIMIPLGPEAAPLSTKTEEEAGDLHELPEEIVRLADLDSIRCHHDYIYNDRVFNVALMIPLYLDDLDASALNGDPLVQKEHFPKSLEFLPFYEGFMMAVDSLLQDGLRLKLHVYDVSGDAEKTIRLLQKPILREMNLIIGPFFRNDFKLVASFAQMYGINIINPLTQREELISHPNAFKVLPSPREQLNVVEKLIKKDYTGSRIILVRHNRYKDSDFIDSLRTKLEMNLDEKIKIANSYLDRIMRDYSLADTTLPDGEVLESLNIENIRIYKDFVSDNINDSTTFKNQVEEVVYMDKGIDGIKDKASIARHNLILVYSDNQAFVYELLTRLNELKDSLDMTVIGLPEWQEFRDLETEHLMNLKVHLMTWHYTDYEDTVVKSFIRNYRQKYLTEPGDYAFHGFDIGFYFLNALLNYGSHFERCLPYYDPRLILTKYRFLTIPDGGFENRYWNILTFYNYKPLLINDF
- a CDS encoding T9SS type A sorting domain-containing protein, translated to MKRIITVCFAILCSVALFSQPSTKLVPAHLKDAAVSGISKLSYLESQNTQVPAENVHGLKIDEWTEEVIGETVYDLQSNYSSQNRLYLFEDGTIGGTWTMGFTTTSFPDRGTGYNYFDGTEWSDYPTARIEGQRSGWPSYQPFGAEGEIICSHVTAGTDGLLLNHRPVKGSGAWTEMILQGPPGNELISWPRMVTNGPDRNYIHVFSITLPVGNGGALYNGMDGALLYNRSLDGGVTWDINNVQPPETNIDYYIAYGGDYYAIAEPRGETLAFLMASKWHDLYLLKSTNNGEDWEKTIIWEHPYPFFDWDVTVTDTFYTTDGAVACAIDNYGDVHVVFGLTRVGHFEIGDTYSGFPFIDGLGYWKEGMPPFESSEPLNTMKPENLIEDVNLIGWTLDINGNGVWDVIGTVESLGNYRTGVSSMPQITIDESDNIYVLYSSVAETFQTDDQNYKHLNLRVSYDNGETWQPEIYDLTADIMHVFSECVHPVMSPTSDDYIHIIYQEDSEPGGSVQGDLDPYGDNRTPYIKVAKSELGVGTGEINKPEYLDLAGQNFPNPASTYTSISIHLLNSANVDMEVFNVTGQKVLSVNKGNLSAGVHNITLDISALPAGTYFYTVRANDEQITHKMQVK
- a CDS encoding toxin-antitoxin system YwqK family antitoxin, which gives rise to MIKDKWVLLFPILLILTVSCVRMNKEYWPDGTIKAELRYKNGKLNGVSTWYHENGKKQYEAVYKDDILEGKAIRWYNTGFLQSEAMYLNNMLNGPYYEYGMNGFRILEENYRNDTLHGLYHEWYNNRQMQISGEYRNGKFHGRWLYWDTYGNIVGEGNYEEGTGVQKGWNSAGNLIRKTEYVNNLKHGKEVFYDDSGNIVRIDEYENGLNLAFPIDSIPENPPGN
- a CDS encoding NAD(P)/FAD-dependent oxidoreductase, producing the protein MKPHYDITVIGAGPAGLACAISLSGKGYKIAVFERDHHPGAKVCGDAISPDALGQLKKIHPGLYDAVLDSAGKHPCEGLRLFSPSGKNLDLYFGDEGKSTFGFTLPRSIFDNILFRFADSCPDIEIFSNTSIQRCVPVNNNIILESGDMSFSAAFVVGADGANSILHPLLKSKRNNSLVSMGIRTYAENVSVSGPGNLIELHYLKEIVPGYFWIFPLNNNRFNVGMGIPAQLIIKRRINLNKLFLSIIRDHPVISQRFSQAGIPDNPGSSIIPMGRSVKKFSGERFLIAGDAAGLVDPLSGEGIGNALRSGRLAARHIQEAFEMKRYDADFNMRYDENIKKALFTEFRINRFISHLSGSPWFVEQVIRMGRINPWFRGLLKKSLMSPSSRRVFITQNAKNSK
- the gdhA gene encoding NADP-specific glutamate dehydrogenase; protein product: MNLEKIMIDLEKKHPGESEYLQAVREVLESIEEVVNENPHFESAGIINRIVEPDRIFTFKVPWMDDNGNVQVNLAYRVQFNNAIGPYKGGLRFHPSVNLSILKFLGFEQIFKNSLTTLPMGGAKGGSDFDPKGKSDTEIMRFCQSFMLELWRVIGPETDVPAGDIGVGGREIGYLYGMYRKLAQENTGVLTGKGINWGGSLIRPEATGYGAVYFAKEMLATHGEDIAGKVFCLSGFGNVAWGAARKIEQLGGKVVTISGPDGYIYDPEGISGEKIDYLLELRASNQDIVKPFSYEFPSAQFHQGKRPWEIACDVAIPCATQNELNKEDAEMLVKNGVKCVAEGANMPSTPEAVEVFLENKILFGPGKAVNAGGVATSGLEMSQNSMKLNWPADEVDERLHHIMQSIHNQCVKYGTEEDGFINYVKGANIAGFLKVANAMLDQGVV
- a CDS encoding T9SS type A sorting domain-containing protein — translated: MKRLITVSIALLAGMIVFGQVQKLEIPTEMKIIPLPGIKISQIDDINTGPGVPDKGITPLPGINTHPVKKPGGPNVPDRLNVEGGDPSEWTEVNVGLTIYDLQTNYSSQNRLYLFDDHTIGATWTRGMTTTTFPDRGTGYNYYNGTEWGPQPDARIESMKTGWPSIAAFGVDGEIVCAHSGNDNGLIFNYRDTKGTGDWTEFQLIGPAGNEKIEWPRMITNGPDFTNLHVLALTAPVANSGSLYNGMDGCLLYYRSLNGGVTWDIEHYQFDGMTSSEILFMGGDQYAFAEPKGDTLAFVSGSKWHDFLLYKSTNNGEDWDMTRIWEHPYPLFDFDVTITDTFYTTDDAFAIALDNDGKAHVAFGILRVGHYEIGDTYTSYPFIDGLGYWNEDMPPFESNDPLNTLDPDNLVVDETLIGWTQDVNGNGVWDVIGTVESLGKYRTGISTMPQLTIDENGVMYLVYSSVTETFQTDDQNYRHLWMRVSYDNGATWEPEFHDLTGDIVHIFSECVFPSMAANTDDAIHIIYQMDTEPGGAVQGDEDPYTDNYIPYIRIEKSELGVGIDETTGNRYLDFAGEVYPNPADITATINVHILNSTNLTMNIYSAAGQLVNSMNLGYKTAGVHTIQTDVSELPGGVYLYSLQGTGEVITGKMIVE